From a region of the Zingiber officinale cultivar Zhangliang chromosome 10B, Zo_v1.1, whole genome shotgun sequence genome:
- the LOC122028514 gene encoding 2-oxoglutarate-dependent dioxygenase 19-like — protein sequence MAADLPNSVKQLSDSGAFSSLPLQLYASRDPTAPSDVDATLEPQIPTIDLSLLTGATPRERARMVQRLGRACQDWGFFMVVNHGVPEGLRQAMLEAAKKFFDLEEEDKAELRGENVLDPIRYGTSFNPKAEVGVRYWRDFLKLAVHPDFHSPAKPLCFSDVLRDYATCTRRVGMELLKGIWESLELEENDMNKALKLDSCFQVFVANLYPPCPQPELVFGLPPHSDLGLLTLLHQNGVDGLDVEHGGKWVHVKPLPGSFLVNAGDHMQIVTNGRYKSALHRAMANGKSTRVSVLTVVGPSLDTVVEPVAALVSSERPAMYRGWSYRQFLECHQGNQLKEKAVLELLRCRDHEDVI from the exons ATGGCCGCAGATCTCCCAAACTCCGTTAAACAACTCTCCGATTCCGGCGCCTTCTCCTCCCTCCCTCTCCAATTATACGCCTCTCGAGATCCCACCGCCCCCTCCGACGTCGACGCCACTCTCGAGCCCCAAATCCCGACCATCGACCTCTCCCTCCTCACCGGAGCAACTCCCCGCGAACGCGCTCGCATGGTCCAACGGCTCGGCCGAGCCTGCCAAGACTGGGGCTTCTTCATG GTGGTCAATCATGGCGTGCCGGAGGGGCTGCGGCAGGCGATGCTGGAGGCGGCCAAGAAGTTCTTTGACCTGGAGGAAGAGGACAAGGCGGAGCTCCGCGGCGAAAATGTCTTGGATCCCATCCGATACGGCACCAGCTTCAACCCCAAGGCAGAGGTCGGCGTCCGGTATTGGAGAGACTTCCTCAAGCTGGCCGTGCACCCAGACTTCCATTCTCCGGCGAAGCCACTTTGTTTCAG CGATGTATTACGCGATTACGCAACTTGCACGAGGAGAGTGGGCATGGAGCTGCTCAAAGGCATATGGGAAAGCTTGGAGTTGGAAGAGAACGACATGAACAAGGCCTTGAAGCTCGACTCATGCTTCCAAGTCTTCGTTGCCAACTTGTACCCTCCCTGCCCACAGCCAGAGCTCGTCTTCGGCCTTCCTCCTCACTCCGACCTTGGCCTGCTCACGCTCCTCCACCAGAACGGCGTGGACGGCCTCGACGTCGAGCACGGAGGCAAGTGGGTACACGTCAAACCCCTCCCCGGCTCCTTCCTCGTGAACGCCGGCGATCACATGCAG ATTGTTACCAATGGGAGATACAAGAGCGCGCTGCACCGAGCCATGGCCAACGGCAAGAGCACAAGGGTGTCGGTGCTGACGGTCGTGGGGCCTTCCCTGGAcacggtggtggagccggtggcTGCTCTGGTTAGCTCGGAGAGGCCGGCCATGTACAGGGGATGGAGCTACAGGCAGTTTCTGGAGTGCCATCAGGGGAATCAGCTCAAAGAGAAGGCTGTGTTGGAACTACTGCGATGTAGAGATCATGAAGATGTAATTTAA